The window ATCAATGTTACTACAGCAGATCTTGCGGACTATATCAAACAGCATCCTGTAATGTTCAAAGCTGAGCCTAGCAGAAACTTAGGTATTGTATTTTTCCCTTCTAAGCCAAGTGCAGCAGATGATGCAGCCGCTTTAAAGGAGATCACTAAATTATACTCAGGAGGTACAGATGCCAGTGGAGGTACTGAAAACTTCCAAAATACAAAGAATGACTCTATGTTTGTTATGGCAAACTCGGATTCACCTTTCAATCCTCAGTATGTGAAGCCTACACAATTGCCAGCTACTATACAAGGTCAGATCGCAACAGCTGCGGTAGGACAGACTTTTGGTCCATATAAAGAACAAAATTTCTATGTAGTTTCTAAGCTTGTAGGTAAAAAGACTTCAGATTCTACATTGTCAAGACATATTCTGATCGCTTTCAAAGGAAGCCCTGCAGGAGAAGGAGTGACAAGATCTAAAGAGCAGGCTAAGAAATTGGCAGACTCTATTGGAGCGATCGTAAAGTCAACACCTGCTAAATTTACAGAATTCCTTAAGTTGTCAAATGATCCAAATTCTGCTGCACAAGGTGGTAGCCTTGGTTGGACAACTCCAGAGACACCTTTCGTTCCTGAGTTCCTTACTTATTTGGCAAACAACCCTAAAGGAGCAACAGGAGTTGTGGAAACTCAGTTTGGGTACCACATTATCAATATCGAAGATAAAAAATCTGGATCGATGGGGTATAAGGTGGCCAATCTTGTAAAAGAGATCAAGCCTTCAGATGCAACAGAAGCTGAGACAGATAAAAACTCTAGAAAATTCATTCAGCAGGTTCAAGGAAAATCTTTCAACGATTTTGTGAACATTGCTAAGAAAGGAAACTTCCAGTTCACTAATCCTAAAGCGGCGAAGAGATTCGAAGGACAACTTCAGGGATTAGGTACTGAAAAAGACAGCGATATCCTTACTTGGGCTTTTGATAAGAAAAGATCTAAAGGAGATACTGAGTTATTCAATGTAGACGGAACAGGAGATAAAATTGTAGTATATCTTAACGGAAAACAGGAAGCAGGACTTGCTGATCCTGAATCAGTAAGAGATCAGATTGAGATAATTGTTAAAAACAAATTGGCAGCAAAACAAATTTCTGAAAAAATTGCAGCTGCAAAAGCTTCAGGTTTAGATCAGATTGCTACTATGTTTGCTACAACAAAACAAACAGCTCAGGTGAATATGCTGAATCCTTCAGTAGCTGGAGCTATGGAACCTAAAGTTGCCGGTGCAGCATTCGGTGTTGCAAAAGGTAAGCTTTCTAAGCCGGTTGAAGGAGGAACAGGAGTTTATGTATTGATTAAAAAATCAGAAACAGTAAACAAACAACCTGGTGATCTTAAACAATTCACTGAGTCTATTTCTCAGAGAAATGCAGGAATGTTCGGACAGGCTTGGTTGAAGAGTCTTCAGGATAACGCAGATATCCAGGACTACAGAATTGAGATCTGGAACAAACTGGGAAATCAGCAGCAATAAGAGATTCATATCTATCAATATAAAAGCGACAATTTTTTTGTCGCTTTTTTTGTATTTATCGCAGAACAATAAAGGAAAAGATTTATTTAAAATGTATTATATTTGCTTATTAGAAAAAAATTAGCAAGTGAAGTTCAGTAAAGAATTAAAAGCTGGTGTGATTGCACTTCTAGCTATCGTAGGCTTTGTGGTGTTGTTTCAATTTATGAAAGGGAAAAGCCTTTTTACTACCGACAATATCTTTTACGCAAAATATGACAATGTAGAAGGCCTCGCGCAATCTTCAGCGGTGTCTATTAATGGTCTTAAAGTAGGCCAGGTTGATAAGATCATTCCTCAAACAGCAAAGGATGGTAAAATCAGTTTTGTTGTAAAAATTACGGTTGATAACAAATTTGAATTTTCAAAAAATTCAACCCTGGAAATTTTTGAACCAGGATTAATGTCTGGTAAAGAAATGAGAGTAAACCTAATGTATGGCGGTGTAACTGCCAAGGATGGTGATACGTTGAAAGGGGCTTTCAAACTGGGAACACTGGGAAGTCTTTCTTCTCAGGTAGGTCCGGTAAAAGATCAATTGCAGGTAGTTCTCCACAGGGTAGACTCTTTAATGGCAAATGCTAATCTGCTGGTTGATGCACAAAACAGAGCTGAAGTAAAAGCTCTATTATCCAACCTTAACAAAACAGTAGGAGCACTTCAGACCACTGCAGGAAATGTAAACAGCCTGGTAGGTCATAACGATCCAAAACTTCAGAAAGTATTGGATGATGCAAGCCTTACCATGCAAAGTGGAAAAGTAACTCTGGATAAATACGGAAACCTAGCACAGAGTATTGATACCAAGCAATTAAACGCAACGATTGCTAATCTTGATGCTACGGTAGGAAAACTGAATCAAGTAATTGGCGGAATAGACAAAGGAGAGGGAAGCTTAGGAAAGCTGATGAAGGATGACAAACTGTACAATAATCTGAACTCAGCGTCTTCTAATTTGAATTCATTAATTGAAGATATGAAAGCGAACCCTAAGAGATATATCAATTTCTCAGTTTTCGGTAAAAACAATAAAGACTAATATGCCTTATGCAGTACATCGATAACATTATTTTCCTGATTTTATTAGTGGCCGGATTTGGACTGTTTGCCAAAAGCCTGCTGAAGATCTATAGAAATATCAGACTTGGTCATGAGATCAACAGAAACGATAGAAAATCTGAGCGCTGGAGTACTATGGCTAGAGTAGCTATGGGGCAGAGCAAGATGGTAAAGCGTCCTGTTGCCGGTGTTTTGCACCTTTTCGTGTACGTAGGTTTTGTGATTATCAATATAGAACTTATTGAAATTATTGTTGATGGACTGTTCGGAACACATCGTTTCCTAGCTTCAGTTTTCGGAAACGGATTTTATAGCTTCTTTACAGCGACATTGGAAGTTCTTGCACTTCTTGTAGTAATAGGAGTTGTCGTATTTTTCATCAGAAGAAACTTTTATGGAGTAAAGAGATTAACCATGAAAGAACTTTTCGGATGGCCAAAACAGGATGCAAATTGGATTCTTATCATTGAATTTGCCTTAATGATGGCTTTCTTTAAAATGAATGCTGCTGATTGGGTGCTACAGCAAAGAGGCGTAATGCCTGCACTGGGAAGTTTCCCTATTAGTTCTACTTTTTTAGGACCTATTTTCAGTGGTTTTGGGGATGGATTTTTACATTTTACAGAAAAAGGAGCTTGGTGGTTCCACTTTGTAGGAATTCTGTTTTTCATGAACTATCTGTATTATTCAAAGCATTTGCACATTATTTTAGCCTTCCCAAGTACTTGGTATGCAAATCTTGATAAAAAAGGAAAATTCAACAATCTTGATTCTGTAACCAAAGAGATCAAATTGATGATGGATCCTAACGCTGATCCTTATGCTGCACCGGCAGAAGGTGCTGAAGCTGATGTGCCCTCTAAATTTGGTGCTGAAGATATTTTTGACCTTAATCAGGTACAATTATTAAACGCTTATTCTTGTACAGAATGCGGACGTTGTACTTCTGTTTGTCCTGCTAATATTACAGGAAAAAAACTATCTCCGAGATTAATCTTAATGAAAACAAGAGACAGATTGGAAGAAGTTGGCAGAAATATTGATAAAAATGGAAAATTTGTAGACGACGGCAAAAAGCTGCTGAATGACTATATCACCAAGGAAGAACTTTGGGCTTGTACTACATGTAATGCCTGTACAGATGCTTGTCCTGTATTGTTAGACCCACTTTCTATTATCTTTGAAATGAGAAGGTTTCTGGTTATGGAACAGTCTGCTGCTCCACAGGAATTGAATCTGATGATGACGAACGTGGAAAATAATGCAGCCCCTTGGCAGTATAATCAGGCAGACCGTCTGAACTGGGCTAATGAAAACTAAATAATTAATCAATTTGAAAATTTGAAAATTGATTAAAGTCAATTCATTTTCAAATTTCCAAATTCTCACATTTTCAAATTGGAAAAGAAATGGATTTCAATATAAAAACAATGGCAGAATATGCTGCCGAAGGAAAAGCACCGGAAGTTTTATTTTGGGTTGGTTGTGCAGGAAGTTTTGATGACCGTGCTAAAAAAATTACAAAAGCATTTTGCAAAATATTGAATAAGATAGGAGTAGAATTTGCTGTTTTGGGACAGGAAGAAAGCTGCACCGGAGATCCTGCAAAAAGAGCTGGTAATGAGTTTGTTTTTCAGATGATGGCTCTTACCAATATTGAAGTTCTGAATGCTTACGAAGTGAAGAAAATTGTAACAGCATGTCCACACTGTTTCAATACCCTTAAAAATGAATATCCAAGTCTTGGAGGTCACTTTGAAGTAGTTCACCATACTCAATTCCTTAAAACCTTAATGGAAGAAGGGAGATTGAAAATTGAAGGGGGGGCGTTCAAAGGGAAAAAAATTACTTTCCATGATCCATGCTACCTGGGACGTGCCAATGATGAATATGAAGCTCCAAGAATGCTTCTTGAAAAATTGGATGCTGAACTTGTAGAAATGAAGCGCTGCAAAACAAACGGGCTTTGTTGTGGAGCCGGTGGTGCACAGATGTTTAAAGAACCTGAAAAAGGGAATAAAGACATCAATATTGAAAGAACAGAAGAAGCTTTATCTTTTGAGCCAAAGGTGATTGCTACAGGATGCCCATTCTGTAATACTATGATGACAGATGGAGTAAAGCATTTCAATAAAAATACAGAGGTTGCAGTAAAAGATATCGTTGAACTTCTTGCTGAAGCAGACGATTTATAATTGTAATCTTGTACCGGTTTATGAAGGTAGAATTGAAACTCTCCTTTTTTTTGATTATTTCAATACTTGCTGCTCTTACATTCTGGAATTACCAAAACAGAGTATATAACTGGGATATGCCGGGATATCTAGGAAGTATGTATACTTCTGAGTTCCCCAATTCACAGGATAAAGTTAGAATTATAACTTACGATGAAATAAAAAAAGAAGCGCCTGCTGACCAGTATACAGATATCATCGGGATAAAGCAGTGGAATATTCCAAGGCAGTATTTCGTAAAAAATACACAATCTTTTACAGAACAATTACCCTATTTTCAAATCAAAGTAGGGTATATTCTTGCAATAACTCTCTTTTATAAGTTGGGACTTTCCTCTCCAATGGCAGTCTTGTTTACCAGTCTTATTTCTTATTTTTTTCAGGGTTATTATTATTTTATATTATAAAACTCTTATTTCCGAAGAAATATTGGTTTGCAATAGGACTAACGGCAGCAGTCATGCTTTTGCCGCCCATGACAGATATGTCAAGAGTTTCGTCTCCGGATATGTTTATTTTCCAGTTTATCCTGATTTTTATCATTGGTTTGATCAAAAAATGGAGTAAATGGGAGATGTTTGTACTTCTGTTTGCAATCACCCTTATACGTCCGGACTATATCACATTTGCCCTGACTTATATTATTGCTGTTTTCTTCTTTTACTATTTTAGAGAAAAGAAGATTGATTTTTCCCTTATTGCTCAGGGTGCAGTACTTCTGTTGATGTTTCTTGCAATTATTAAATTTTACCATTATCCCGGTTGGAAAGACCTTTTTTATGATACTTTTATCTACAGAAGGCCTATTATTTCCACCCATCCTATTGAAATAAGCCTAAAAGACTATCTGAGTATTATGTATATCAAACTGATCTACTTTAAAAAAGTGACTCTGTCTGTAAGTATCATGATCGCAATAGTATTTTGGTGTTCCAAAGATGCATGGGTAAGGATGATTTCAGTACTTTTCCTGGTGAATGTGTACATCAAATTCTTTTTCTTTCCGCATACGGCAGGATTGAGATTCTTCTTCCCGTTTATTTTTCCGCTTTTTCTTATGATGCTCCATGTATTGAGCCAAAAATATTATACAATTAAAAATTAAATGATTGTATGTATTAAAAAATGGATATAAAATTGCTGTCGCTAGACATTTCAAGAACGTAAACTGTCTTTAATTGGAAAGAATATCTTTACAGGACGTAAGTCACATTCTGTCTGAATAAAAAATCGTAATTTTATCCTTTAAAATTGATTAGATATGAAAATTGAAGAATCAAACGTTGTAGAAACAAACGATTACAGAGTTATTATATATCCGGCATCAAGACCATTTGAAACCAAAGAAGCAAAGATAATCACAGAAAAGCTGTTTGATTTTCTGGCAACCTGGGCTGCGCATGGAAAACCCCTTTCGTCAT of the Chryseobacterium capnotolerans genome contains:
- a CDS encoding (Fe-S)-binding protein, translating into MQYIDNIIFLILLVAGFGLFAKSLLKIYRNIRLGHEINRNDRKSERWSTMARVAMGQSKMVKRPVAGVLHLFVYVGFVIINIELIEIIVDGLFGTHRFLASVFGNGFYSFFTATLEVLALLVVIGVVVFFIRRNFYGVKRLTMKELFGWPKQDANWILIIEFALMMAFFKMNAADWVLQQRGVMPALGSFPISSTFLGPIFSGFGDGFLHFTEKGAWWFHFVGILFFMNYLYYSKHLHIILAFPSTWYANLDKKGKFNNLDSVTKEIKLMMDPNADPYAAPAEGAEADVPSKFGAEDIFDLNQVQLLNAYSCTECGRCTSVCPANITGKKLSPRLILMKTRDRLEEVGRNIDKNGKFVDDGKKLLNDYITKEELWACTTCNACTDACPVLLDPLSIIFEMRRFLVMEQSAAPQELNLMMTNVENNAAPWQYNQADRLNWANEN
- a CDS encoding MlaD family protein produces the protein MKFSKELKAGVIALLAIVGFVVLFQFMKGKSLFTTDNIFYAKYDNVEGLAQSSAVSINGLKVGQVDKIIPQTAKDGKISFVVKITVDNKFEFSKNSTLEIFEPGLMSGKEMRVNLMYGGVTAKDGDTLKGAFKLGTLGSLSSQVGPVKDQLQVVLHRVDSLMANANLLVDAQNRAEVKALLSNLNKTVGALQTTAGNVNSLVGHNDPKLQKVLDDASLTMQSGKVTLDKYGNLAQSIDTKQLNATIANLDATVGKLNQVIGGIDKGEGSLGKLMKDDKLYNNLNSASSNLNSLIEDMKANPKRYINFSVFGKNNKD
- a CDS encoding (Fe-S)-binding protein, translated to MDFNIKTMAEYAAEGKAPEVLFWVGCAGSFDDRAKKITKAFCKILNKIGVEFAVLGQEESCTGDPAKRAGNEFVFQMMALTNIEVLNAYEVKKIVTACPHCFNTLKNEYPSLGGHFEVVHHTQFLKTLMEEGRLKIEGGAFKGKKITFHDPCYLGRANDEYEAPRMLLEKLDAELVEMKRCKTNGLCCGAGGAQMFKEPEKGNKDINIERTEEALSFEPKVIATGCPFCNTMMTDGVKHFNKNTEVAVKDIVELLAEADDL
- a CDS encoding peptidylprolyl isomerase translates to MAILGQIRSKPWLLMGVIALALLAFLVNPDSIDKVFGKNPDVLGKVNGEKITREEFNDQLFVLQQQAEQQGRPKNGLEEQAWQLLVQSKLIKQQFEKLGFEMTDDYFWNQIQYDQMFAQNQQFFDEKGNFKTQELKKEIETLQNTNPQGYAQWLKTRKSIEYRLMARQVFTNISAGITTGKKEAEELMKERDQLADIDFVKVDYAAYLQKTKINVTTADLADYIKQHPVMFKAEPSRNLGIVFFPSKPSAADDAAALKEITKLYSGGTDASGGTENFQNTKNDSMFVMANSDSPFNPQYVKPTQLPATIQGQIATAAVGQTFGPYKEQNFYVVSKLVGKKTSDSTLSRHILIAFKGSPAGEGVTRSKEQAKKLADSIGAIVKSTPAKFTEFLKLSNDPNSAAQGGSLGWTTPETPFVPEFLTYLANNPKGATGVVETQFGYHIINIEDKKSGSMGYKVANLVKEIKPSDATEAETDKNSRKFIQQVQGKSFNDFVNIAKKGNFQFTNPKAAKRFEGQLQGLGTEKDSDILTWAFDKKRSKGDTELFNVDGTGDKIVVYLNGKQEAGLADPESVRDQIEIIVKNKLAAKQISEKIAAAKASGLDQIATMFATTKQTAQVNMLNPSVAGAMEPKVAGAAFGVAKGKLSKPVEGGTGVYVLIKKSETVNKQPGDLKQFTESISQRNAGMFGQAWLKSLQDNADIQDYRIEIWNKLGNQQQ